The Pseudodesulfovibrio sp. zrk46 genome contains a region encoding:
- a CDS encoding YHS domain-containing protein — protein sequence MSNVCGGQGCVCSKDRYREPEAKIVARDPVCGKKLDCNSEGVRQLNWEGAVFYFCDTRCMTKFVQNPKKYVGKKGIWNFLKFW from the coding sequence ATGTCGAATGTATGCGGTGGTCAGGGGTGCGTCTGTTCCAAGGATCGGTATCGCGAACCCGAGGCAAAGATTGTTGCCCGTGATCCGGTGTGTGGCAAGAAGCTGGATTGCAATAGCGAAGGCGTGCGGCAGTTGAACTGGGAAGGGGCAGTGTTTTACTTCTGCGATACCCGGTGCATGACGAAGTTTGTGCAGAATCCCAAGAAGTATGTGGGGAAGAAGGGAATCTGGAATTTTCTCAAGTTCTGGTGA
- the ilvD gene encoding dihydroxy-acid dehydratase: MRSKKMTGGLEKAPHRSLLYATGLSKEEMDRPLIGVCNAANEIIPGHVHLDTITEAVKTGIRIAGGTPMEFPAIGVCDGLAMNHEGMKMSLPSREIIADSVEIMATAHPFDAIVCIPNCDKIVPGMLMAILRMNIPAVVVSGGPMLAGRKKTADLINVFEGVGKVKAGKMTMEELEDFEKSACPTCGSCAGMFTANSMNCLSESIGLALPGNGTIPAVMSARTRLAKQAGMQVMEMLERNICPRDIVTEKAVHNAVTMDMALGCSTNTTLHLPALFAEAGLDLNLEMFNEISKKTPNLCKLSPAGPHFMEDLNESGGIPGVMSELVKRDLLNLDVMTVTGKTLGENLKDLDAKVTDTNIVRPIDNPYSEEGGIAILYGNIAPEGCCVKQSAVAPEMMQNTGVARVFNSEEECVEAILGNQIKPGDVVVVLYEGPKGGPGMREMLTPTSAISGMGLGESVALITDGRFSGGTRGAAIGHISPEAAAGGPVGLIQEGDKIEIDIPARKINLLVDDAELEERKKTFKPVEKPVKSAFLRRYAKLVTSASRGAVYEK, from the coding sequence ATGCGAAGCAAGAAAATGACTGGTGGCTTGGAAAAGGCCCCTCACAGGTCGCTGCTTTACGCGACCGGATTGTCCAAAGAAGAAATGGACAGGCCGCTCATCGGCGTATGTAACGCCGCCAACGAAATCATCCCCGGTCATGTGCATCTAGACACCATTACCGAGGCCGTTAAGACCGGCATCCGCATCGCGGGCGGTACCCCCATGGAATTCCCGGCCATCGGCGTTTGCGATGGTCTGGCCATGAACCACGAGGGCATGAAGATGTCCCTGCCCAGCCGCGAAATCATCGCCGACTCCGTGGAGATCATGGCGACCGCGCACCCGTTCGACGCCATCGTCTGCATTCCCAACTGCGACAAGATCGTCCCGGGCATGCTCATGGCCATCCTGCGCATGAACATCCCGGCCGTGGTCGTCTCTGGCGGTCCCATGCTGGCCGGTCGCAAGAAGACCGCCGACCTCATCAACGTCTTCGAGGGCGTGGGCAAGGTCAAAGCAGGTAAAATGACCATGGAAGAGCTGGAAGACTTTGAAAAGTCCGCCTGTCCCACCTGTGGCTCCTGCGCGGGCATGTTCACTGCCAACTCCATGAACTGTCTTTCCGAATCCATCGGCCTGGCACTGCCCGGCAACGGCACCATCCCGGCGGTCATGTCCGCCCGTACGCGCCTTGCCAAACAGGCAGGCATGCAGGTCATGGAAATGCTGGAGCGCAACATCTGCCCGCGTGACATCGTCACCGAGAAGGCTGTGCACAACGCCGTGACCATGGATATGGCGCTGGGTTGCTCCACCAACACCACCCTGCACCTCCCGGCCCTGTTCGCCGAGGCGGGCCTCGACCTGAATCTCGAGATGTTCAACGAGATCAGCAAAAAGACCCCGAACCTGTGCAAGCTCTCCCCGGCAGGCCCTCACTTCATGGAGGACCTGAACGAGTCCGGCGGCATCCCCGGCGTCATGAGCGAGCTGGTCAAACGCGACCTGCTCAACCTCGACGTCATGACCGTCACCGGTAAGACGCTGGGCGAGAACCTCAAGGACCTCGACGCCAAGGTCACTGACACCAACATTGTTCGTCCCATCGACAACCCGTACTCCGAGGAAGGCGGCATCGCTATCCTGTACGGAAACATCGCTCCCGAGGGCTGCTGCGTAAAACAGTCTGCCGTGGCTCCCGAGATGATGCAGAACACCGGCGTGGCCCGCGTGTTCAATTCGGAAGAAGAATGCGTCGAGGCGATTCTGGGCAACCAGATCAAGCCCGGCGACGTGGTTGTTGTCCTGTACGAAGGCCCCAAGGGTGGCCCCGGCATGCGCGAGATGCTCACCCCCACCTCTGCCATCTCCGGCATGGGTCTGGGCGAATCCGTTGCGCTGATCACGGACGGTCGCTTCTCCGGCGGCACCCGCGGCGCTGCCATCGGGCACATCTCCCCGGAAGCTGCTGCTGGCGGCCCGGTCGGCCTGATTCAGGAAGGCGACAAGATCGAGATCGACATCCCAGCCCGCAAGATCAACCTGCTGGTAGACGATGCCGAACTGGAAGAACGCAAGAAGACCTTCAAGCCGGTTGAGAAGCCGGTGAAGTCTGCCTTCCTGCGCCGCTATGCCAAGCTCGTCACCTCCGCCTCCCGCGGTGCCGTGTACGAGAAGTAA
- a CDS encoding type 1 glutamine amidotransferase domain-containing protein: MKMKGQRVLMFVDDVFEDMELLYPYYRLIEEGAEVVVAGPEAGAVYKGKHGYPFRSTAAIADQQAGDFDLLVIAGGFAPDKLRRDPKVLELTREIFEAGKIVAHICHAGWIPISAKIMDGFTCTATPGIKDDLENAGATWVDEEVVVDRNQISSRKPDDLPAFCRAIIEQATR; this comes from the coding sequence ATGAAAATGAAAGGTCAACGCGTCCTGATGTTTGTGGACGATGTATTTGAGGATATGGAGTTGCTGTATCCCTACTACCGCCTGATCGAAGAAGGCGCTGAAGTTGTCGTGGCCGGGCCGGAAGCCGGTGCGGTCTACAAGGGCAAGCATGGCTATCCTTTCCGCTCCACCGCCGCCATTGCCGATCAGCAGGCTGGCGATTTCGACCTGCTCGTCATTGCCGGCGGTTTTGCGCCGGACAAGCTCCGCCGCGATCCCAAGGTGCTGGAGCTCACCCGTGAAATTTTCGAAGCTGGAAAGATCGTCGCCCACATCTGTCACGCCGGATGGATCCCCATCTCCGCTAAGATCATGGACGGTTTCACCTGCACCGCCACCCCCGGAATCAAGGACGACCTTGAAAACGCCGGTGCCACCTGGGTCGATGAAGAAGTCGTGGTGGACCGCAATCAGATCTCTTCCCGCAAGCCGGACGACCTCCCGGCCTTCTGCCGAGCGATCATTGAGCAGGCGACCCGCTAA
- a CDS encoding HD-GYP domain-containing protein translates to MLLDNHSPAAASSRVPEKKTCSPSQFVTTILHQFAESLGNAIDAKDPHTSRHSDEVAQVAHTLALAMGLSPREADIIHVAGHLHDIGKIGVPDAVLQKQGPLSTKEWQAVRKHSEGGAAILRPVAALEKLGIVDMVLHHHERYDGKGYPKGLKGTEIPLGARIITLADALSAMLQNRPYRGAMDFDVACKEIERCSGTHFDPRVVEAFRRSAEPIRALVEALSGDDAAA, encoded by the coding sequence ATGCTGTTGGACAATCATTCCCCAGCAGCTGCCTCATCACGGGTGCCGGAGAAAAAAACGTGCTCTCCATCCCAGTTTGTAACCACGATTCTTCATCAGTTTGCTGAATCGTTGGGGAACGCCATCGATGCCAAGGATCCTCACACCTCTCGTCATTCAGACGAGGTCGCGCAAGTGGCCCACACGCTGGCTCTGGCCATGGGGCTCTCCCCCCGCGAGGCTGATATCATCCATGTGGCGGGCCATCTGCATGATATCGGCAAGATCGGTGTGCCGGATGCTGTTCTGCAAAAGCAGGGCCCGCTGAGCACCAAGGAGTGGCAGGCCGTGCGCAAACATTCCGAGGGTGGTGCCGCCATCCTTCGCCCCGTGGCCGCGCTGGAGAAACTGGGCATTGTGGACATGGTCCTGCACCATCATGAGCGCTATGATGGCAAGGGGTATCCCAAGGGATTGAAGGGAACGGAGATCCCCCTTGGGGCGCGTATCATCACACTCGCCGATGCTCTGTCTGCCATGTTGCAGAACCGCCCCTATCGTGGTGCCATGGATTTCGACGTTGCCTGCAAGGAGATCGAGCGGTGCTCGGGAACCCATTTTGACCCGCGCGTGGTGGAGGCGTTTCGTCGATCCGCTGAGCCTATTCGCGCTCTGGTCGAAGCACTGTCAGGCGATGACGCTGCAGCGTGA
- a CDS encoding tetratricopeptide repeat protein, giving the protein MSRLRTLGILNREGMKAANAGRVADAMFQLAQAAQIAETMDSPLHMAKVRNNIGLVNQQAGKFDEAKACFLLAEQSAVEGAGEGNILQRAIVRNMAHLDQAQAGLGA; this is encoded by the coding sequence ATGAGCCGTTTAAGAACGTTGGGTATATTGAATCGAGAAGGAATGAAGGCCGCCAATGCAGGCAGGGTTGCTGACGCCATGTTTCAGTTGGCGCAGGCTGCCCAGATCGCCGAGACCATGGACTCTCCCCTGCATATGGCCAAGGTTCGGAACAATATCGGGCTGGTGAATCAGCAGGCAGGCAAGTTCGATGAAGCAAAGGCCTGCTTCCTTCTGGCAGAGCAGTCTGCCGTGGAAGGCGCTGGTGAAGGTAACATCCTGCAGAGGGCCATCGTGCGCAATATGGCGCATCTTGATCAGGCACAGGCAGGGCTGGGTGCATAG
- a CDS encoding YbaY family lipoprotein, translating into MPFRPFHLLTVAALLIMLIFALPGCKYGKNQRYQDELKTSVTYTQRIVLPPKAILTVTLEDVSRMDAPSVELGKGTILAEGPPPFMVSVPYDASRLSDSARYAVRARITENNNLLFTSDTHIDPFTGPAGETVEIVVVPVER; encoded by the coding sequence ATGCCCTTTCGCCCCTTTCATCTGCTGACTGTCGCCGCCCTCCTCATCATGCTCATCTTCGCCTTGCCCGGCTGCAAGTACGGAAAGAACCAGCGCTATCAGGATGAGCTGAAAACATCTGTCACCTACACCCAGCGCATCGTGCTGCCGCCCAAGGCAATCCTGACCGTCACGCTGGAAGATGTTTCCCGCATGGACGCCCCTTCTGTGGAGCTCGGCAAGGGAACCATCCTGGCCGAAGGCCCGCCGCCCTTCATGGTGAGCGTACCCTATGACGCCTCCCGCCTGAGCGACTCGGCTCGCTATGCGGTGCGCGCACGCATCACTGAGAACAACAACCTGTTATTCACCAGCGACACACATATCGATCCTTTTACAGGACCGGCAGGTGAGACCGTAGAGATAGTAGTGGTACCGGTAGAGCGGTAG
- a CDS encoding transporter substrate-binding domain-containing protein, protein MRLLLSILLLLSLTLPALAGEMRVYTELTGNALVKARKVALPKGESLPIVQELMRRAGVESEIMVVPWKRGYNAALNEADVALFPTTYTKIREKLFNWVGPLFRLKWLLIAKKGSGITINSLEDAKHVGSIGTYHMDAREQFLKQQGFRNLHSTIGSINNYRKLVDGRLDLMVTSSLGIVSAAKMAGVSTDELEVVYTIREVDLYVAISKKTDPEVVRVWKEAYQSMIDDGTYQRLYKEWQPLEEPPLNPLPPQ, encoded by the coding sequence ATGCGTCTTCTCCTTTCCATCCTGCTTCTTTTGTCCTTGACCCTTCCGGCCTTGGCAGGGGAGATGCGCGTCTATACCGAGCTTACCGGCAATGCACTGGTCAAAGCGAGAAAGGTTGCTTTGCCCAAGGGCGAGTCGCTGCCCATTGTGCAGGAACTGATGCGCCGAGCCGGTGTTGAGAGCGAGATAATGGTTGTACCGTGGAAGCGTGGGTACAACGCAGCCTTGAACGAAGCCGACGTGGCCCTGTTCCCCACCACCTATACCAAGATACGGGAAAAACTGTTCAACTGGGTGGGGCCGTTATTCCGCCTGAAGTGGCTTCTCATCGCCAAGAAAGGCTCCGGAATAACCATCAATTCGCTTGAGGACGCCAAGCATGTCGGCTCTATTGGTACTTACCACATGGACGCCCGGGAGCAGTTTCTGAAACAACAGGGCTTCAGGAACCTGCACAGCACAATCGGCAGTATCAACAACTACCGAAAACTGGTGGATGGGCGCCTCGACCTGATGGTCACGTCGTCGCTTGGCATTGTTTCTGCCGCAAAAATGGCGGGAGTATCCACGGACGAACTGGAGGTCGTGTATACCATTCGCGAGGTTGACCTCTACGTGGCTATCTCCAAGAAGACCGACCCGGAAGTGGTCCGCGTCTGGAAGGAAGCCTACCAGTCCATGATCGATGATGGGACGTATCAGCGACTATACAAAGAGTGGCAGCCCCTTGAAGAGCCGCCACTGAATCCGCTGCCGCCGCAATAA
- a CDS encoding HD domain-containing phosphohydrolase produces MSIPILFVDDSDAELKKLECKLPVKCRMLLAGSYAKAVALLKEHKECPVVIAELGLGGENGLDFLEYVRRKHPRTMRIILSKRESFEDAVAAMNSDVFRYLTKPCEPKALADAVTQAMRRRRDEGGQRKTLLGSIRAMVDILDMVNPVAMGFAKRIRPMVVDAGNTLGVSPMWHLEMAVLLSHIGCVALPEEIVAKVADNEPLSPEEKQIFGMHPAIASNLLENIPGLEPVAGIIAHQHDTVNDDQPLEARIIKVALDVDHYDRGGHDPVDVLLKMEDKDTKYDSRVVEAMLDNLRKKGVYIESKQVAVEELREGMIIARDLVNKDGTTLLLRGHAVSKASLTRLQRFHVALGVVDPIHVAESG; encoded by the coding sequence ATGTCTATACCCATCCTATTCGTGGATGACAGCGATGCGGAACTGAAGAAGCTGGAATGCAAGCTGCCGGTCAAGTGCAGGATGCTCCTTGCCGGGTCCTATGCAAAGGCCGTGGCCTTGCTCAAGGAACACAAAGAGTGCCCTGTCGTGATCGCCGAACTGGGGCTTGGTGGTGAGAACGGGCTGGATTTCCTTGAATACGTTCGCAGGAAGCATCCCCGGACTATGCGTATCATTCTTTCAAAGCGGGAGTCCTTCGAGGACGCCGTGGCTGCGATGAACAGTGACGTTTTTCGTTACTTGACCAAGCCGTGTGAGCCGAAGGCTCTTGCTGATGCCGTGACTCAGGCAATGCGGCGGCGACGGGATGAAGGGGGCCAGCGTAAGACGCTGCTCGGCAGCATTCGCGCCATGGTGGATATTCTGGACATGGTCAACCCGGTTGCCATGGGTTTTGCCAAGCGCATCCGACCCATGGTGGTGGATGCGGGCAATACGCTGGGCGTTTCTCCCATGTGGCATCTGGAGATGGCGGTCCTGCTCTCCCATATCGGTTGTGTGGCCCTCCCGGAGGAGATTGTGGCCAAGGTTGCCGACAACGAACCCCTGTCTCCTGAGGAGAAGCAGATTTTCGGAATGCATCCAGCCATTGCCTCCAACCTGCTGGAGAACATCCCTGGCCTCGAGCCCGTGGCAGGAATTATTGCGCACCAGCATGATACCGTGAACGATGATCAGCCGCTTGAGGCGAGGATCATCAAGGTCGCTCTCGATGTGGATCACTATGACCGCGGCGGGCATGACCCGGTGGATGTGCTTCTCAAGATGGAAGACAAGGACACCAAATATGACTCCAGAGTGGTGGAAGCCATGCTGGACAACCTGCGTAAGAAGGGTGTGTACATCGAGAGCAAGCAGGTCGCCGTTGAAGAGTTAAGAGAGGGTATGATTATCGCCCGAGATCTGGTGAACAAGGACGGTACGACATTGCTCTTGCGTGGACACGCCGTGAGTAAGGCCTCCCTCACACGGTTGCAGCGCTTCCACGTCGCCCTTGGTGTGGTCGATCCCATCCATGTGGCGGAGAGTGGCTAG
- a CDS encoding FapA family protein, with amino-acid sequence MSDTATALARTLMPLGELSKPVPPGGDFVSLPPAELLATKEGLEDISYPPVVADNPGCRFNGQTSALQATVWGRVVFTNAGIRVKPCWMMSKDKMSLSMEVDHEDCFGKPVTMDRLLRTIPKALEGIPLDLDYGALEEGLKQAQATGETVTVTLAQGNYPGEGRDAMLSLAFSAGTSAGTLRDDGSMDFRERADIYSVAEGDVIGTLYPAMVGDYGSDLYGNPIKPPEVKTLRLIVGDGIEATLQEDNSVVYTATRVGVARFRNDVLEVVDMLEIPGDVDFSVGNIRAKEGSVHIKGDVKCGFVVECAGDVVVDGVVEEADILAGGLVVAGGVIMSGNNVIKAEGDVSAHFFRNAIVEAGGDVHADQEMAHCTVTAKGKVQVLGEQGIISGGHIISYDSIHASVIGNKSGVETCVEIRFECPECDKLDAARKQFKQELAELDKTIGVDFDLSKLMKAPEEDRRILAELIKVRGRIQKEERSIVEAKQALVEDNRTNMAKKRVSADKMVYPGTTVVISGRHEKVIKDMVAPIFRLDADTNEIVSD; translated from the coding sequence ATGTCTGACACCGCCACAGCCCTTGCACGCACACTGATGCCCCTTGGAGAACTGTCCAAGCCCGTGCCGCCCGGCGGCGACTTTGTTTCGTTGCCTCCTGCCGAATTGCTTGCCACCAAGGAGGGCCTTGAGGATATTTCGTATCCGCCTGTTGTGGCGGATAATCCCGGTTGCCGGTTCAACGGGCAAACGAGTGCGTTGCAGGCCACGGTCTGGGGACGGGTGGTGTTTACCAATGCCGGCATTCGGGTCAAGCCGTGTTGGATGATGTCCAAGGACAAGATGTCACTGTCCATGGAAGTGGATCATGAAGATTGCTTTGGCAAACCTGTGACCATGGATCGTTTGTTGAGGACGATACCTAAGGCGTTGGAGGGCATTCCCCTTGATCTGGATTACGGTGCGCTGGAAGAAGGGTTGAAGCAGGCCCAGGCGACAGGGGAAACCGTCACTGTGACACTCGCCCAAGGAAACTACCCCGGGGAAGGCCGGGATGCCATGCTCAGTCTGGCGTTCAGTGCCGGGACTTCCGCGGGCACGTTGCGCGACGACGGGAGCATGGATTTTCGCGAGCGGGCGGATATCTACTCCGTAGCCGAAGGGGATGTGATCGGTACACTGTATCCTGCCATGGTGGGCGATTATGGCAGCGACCTCTATGGGAACCCCATCAAGCCACCTGAAGTGAAGACCCTCAGACTCATAGTGGGCGACGGGATTGAGGCCACGCTTCAGGAAGACAACTCGGTGGTTTACACCGCCACGCGGGTTGGCGTGGCCCGCTTCCGCAATGATGTCCTTGAAGTGGTGGACATGCTTGAGATCCCGGGGGACGTCGATTTTTCTGTTGGAAACATTCGTGCGAAGGAAGGTTCCGTTCACATCAAGGGCGACGTCAAATGCGGCTTTGTCGTGGAGTGCGCCGGAGACGTCGTCGTGGACGGCGTGGTGGAGGAAGCGGACATCCTCGCGGGCGGTCTCGTCGTTGCCGGTGGCGTGATCATGAGCGGCAACAACGTCATCAAGGCAGAAGGTGACGTGTCCGCCCACTTTTTCCGCAATGCCATTGTGGAGGCGGGGGGCGATGTGCATGCCGATCAGGAAATGGCCCATTGTACGGTAACGGCCAAGGGTAAGGTGCAGGTCCTTGGCGAGCAGGGCATCATCAGCGGCGGGCATATCATCAGTTACGACTCCATCCACGCATCCGTCATCGGCAACAAGTCCGGCGTGGAGACCTGTGTGGAGATCCGGTTCGAGTGCCCCGAGTGCGACAAGCTCGATGCTGCACGGAAACAATTCAAGCAGGAACTGGCCGAGCTCGACAAAACCATTGGCGTGGACTTTGACCTGTCCAAGTTGATGAAGGCGCCGGAGGAGGATCGAAGAATTCTGGCGGAGCTCATCAAGGTGCGCGGCAGAATCCAGAAAGAAGAGCGCAGCATTGTCGAGGCCAAGCAGGCGCTGGTGGAGGACAATCGGACCAACATGGCCAAGAAGCGAGTGTCGGCAGATAAAATGGTTTATCCCGGAACAACCGTGGTCATCAGCGGCAGGCATGAGAAGGTGATCAAGGATATGGTGGCCCCCATATTCCGTCTTGATGCAGACACCAATGAGATAGTTTCGGACTAG
- a CDS encoding DUF47 family protein, which yields MILKIPFFGLLAKRSPMDGLVEHYDKIAECVATIDESLECYVSGGVCREFEELTRTIDAIENHADSIKRNLRNHLPKGLFMAVEKPLFLNYTKFQDNILDSAQDALHWLAMRKVIIPESIQKDLIYLLDGVSRTTVLLGPALKATIALVHGESLDREGTKACYRKVRAERDSVRKLKNALHQKLYAMDLDFKDIYQLMHFIDCLDDMCHNTENCADHLRAMIAR from the coding sequence ATGATTCTCAAGATTCCCTTTTTCGGTCTTCTGGCCAAGCGCAGCCCCATGGATGGTCTGGTTGAACACTACGACAAGATCGCTGAGTGCGTTGCCACTATTGACGAGTCTCTGGAGTGCTACGTCTCCGGCGGCGTGTGTCGCGAGTTCGAGGAACTGACCCGCACCATCGATGCAATCGAGAACCACGCTGACTCCATCAAGCGTAATCTCCGCAACCACCTGCCCAAAGGCCTGTTCATGGCAGTGGAGAAACCCTTGTTCCTGAACTACACCAAGTTCCAGGACAACATTCTGGACTCCGCACAGGATGCCCTGCACTGGCTTGCCATGCGTAAGGTTATCATCCCCGAGTCCATCCAGAAGGACCTCATCTACCTGCTGGACGGCGTGTCCCGCACCACGGTTCTCCTCGGCCCCGCGCTGAAGGCCACCATCGCACTGGTTCACGGCGAGTCCCTGGACCGCGAAGGCACCAAGGCCTGCTACCGCAAGGTCCGCGCCGAGCGCGACAGCGTCCGTAAGCTCAAGAACGCACTGCACCAGAAGCTGTACGCCATGGACCTTGACTTCAAGGATATCTACCAGCTCATGCACTTCATCGATTGTCTCGATGACATGTGCCACAACACGGAAAACTGCGCCGACCATCTCCGCGCCATGATCGCAAGATAG
- a CDS encoding inorganic phosphate transporter, with protein sequence MDIYDLFFYMSLGAGFLMAFNLGANDVANSMASAVGARAITVRQAVFIASILNFVGAVFLGSQVTSTISKGIINPAAITDPKLIMIGMFAALLAAGVWVLVATLTSLPVSSTHSIVGAITGFGLVAGGPSVVNWLKMGGIVMSWIISPFLAAGIAFFIFSHIRKYILFKHHFIEQAKRWAPIWIALALFMIALSFLYKTPAGKSLHLHWSLSLMVALGVAFAAWAIGRLFTSRIVIDEEEGAEGVERIFRKMQIGTSCYVALSQGANDVANAIGPVAAIYLIAKEHQLLAKADVPTSMLVLGGFGIAVGISVLGHKVMKTVGTKITTLTNTRGFAVDIGAASTVLVASNLGLPVSTTHAAVGGVVGVGLARGFHAVDFRVLLRIVAYWIATVPIAALTSIVFFVLLKWLCYS encoded by the coding sequence ATGGATATCTACGATCTGTTCTTTTACATGTCCCTGGGGGCCGGGTTTCTCATGGCCTTCAACCTCGGGGCCAACGATGTGGCCAACTCCATGGCCTCGGCAGTGGGCGCAAGAGCCATCACCGTGCGCCAGGCCGTGTTCATCGCCAGTATCCTGAACTTCGTAGGCGCGGTTTTCCTGGGCTCCCAGGTTACGTCTACTATCAGTAAAGGTATTATCAATCCGGCGGCCATCACCGATCCAAAGTTGATCATGATAGGTATGTTCGCAGCCCTGCTGGCTGCAGGTGTCTGGGTGCTTGTTGCCACTCTAACATCGCTACCTGTTTCATCAACACACTCAATCGTGGGTGCCATCACCGGTTTCGGACTGGTGGCAGGCGGTCCCTCCGTGGTTAACTGGCTCAAGATGGGCGGCATTGTCATGTCGTGGATCATTTCGCCGTTTTTGGCCGCAGGTATTGCGTTCTTTATCTTTTCTCACATCAGGAAATATATTCTATTCAAGCATCACTTCATTGAACAGGCGAAACGGTGGGCTCCCATCTGGATCGCCCTTGCCCTGTTCATGATCGCCTTGTCCTTCCTGTACAAGACGCCGGCAGGAAAAAGCCTGCACCTGCACTGGAGCCTGTCTCTGATGGTCGCTTTGGGCGTGGCCTTTGCCGCCTGGGCCATCGGTCGCTTGTTCACCTCCCGCATTGTTATTGATGAGGAGGAGGGAGCAGAAGGCGTTGAGCGTATCTTCCGAAAGATGCAGATCGGTACCTCCTGTTACGTGGCCCTTTCTCAGGGCGCCAACGACGTTGCCAACGCCATTGGTCCCGTGGCTGCCATCTACCTGATCGCCAAGGAGCATCAGCTGCTGGCAAAGGCCGATGTCCCCACCTCCATGCTGGTGCTGGGTGGCTTCGGTATCGCCGTGGGTATCAGCGTGCTCGGCCACAAGGTCATGAAGACCGTTGGTACCAAGATCACCACGCTGACCAACACCCGTGGCTTTGCCGTTGATATCGGCGCCGCCTCCACTGTATTGGTCGCTTCCAACCTTGGGCTGCCCGTATCCACCACCCATGCTGCTGTCGGTGGCGTGGTTGGCGTCGGTCTTGCCCGCGGCTTCCATGCAGTTGACTTCCGCGTGCTTCTGCGCATCGTGGCATACTGGATCGCCACTGTACCCATCGCCGCTCTGACCAGCATTGTTTTCTTTGTGCTGCTCAAGTGGTTGTGTTACAGCTAG